GGCGGCCAGCCCGGCCAGCCGCCGGAGCCTGCCCCTCCCGGCCGTCGTCTTCCTCCCGATCTCCCCCGACACTCCTCCTCCCGTCGCCCTGGCTCCCGTCGCCCGCCTCACGAGTCCTCCTTCCCCTGCTTGCGCTTCTTGCGGCGGGTGCGGAAGGGGAAGTACTCGGCCGCGTCCACCTGCACGCTCCAGCGCTCGTCGAGCGCCCCCACCAGGTCGGGGGGCGTGGTGCGCCGCTTGAGCCGCACGAGGTATTCCAGCGTGTGCATCCCGTCGCCGCGCGGCACCACGTCCACCAGCCGCCAGTCGCTCGCCAGGTCGGCCAGGGCCTCCTGCACGGTCATGCGGGCCACGTCGGGCTCGCCCGAGTGCACCAGCAGCACGCCGTCGGTCTTCATGTCGCCTTCGTGCTGGAGCATCTTGCGGCGGATGGCGCGCTGGGCGGTGGGCTGCTCGGCCACCAGGAACTCCGAGGGGCCCACGCTGAGCACGCCCGTCCTCCCGAAGCTGCCGCTGTAGATGGAGCCGATGTTGTACTTCCAGACGGTGAGCACCACGTAGTTGAAGGCCAGCGACATCATGAGCGCCACGTCGAGCGCCTGCACCCCCGCCGAGAGCCCGATGCCGATCACCAGGAAGATGTAGACGGCGTCGCGCGGGTCCTTGAGCGTGTTGCGGAAGCGCACCGCGGCCACGATGCCGGCCAGCGAGAACGCCAGCGCCAGCGACCCCTTCACCACCAGGGCGATCCCCGCCACCACGATCGGGAGGATGATGACCGAGGCC
This window of the Longimicrobium sp. genome carries:
- a CDS encoding DUF4956 domain-containing protein — its product is MANRQAPARRAPEDESETLLARPYPQGGSSTASGAIRTPHGDGERPGAMQRMLEGGRKAPYLQLLAYYLVLVGIMTLLVYFIPPVRDAFVAPTILPSRDGAPLTAGPMTADEVGARLSLREALERSLTTLLVIAGALSLVLPVAWVYMVTKRFRYDPALVASVIILPIVVAGIALVVKGSLALAFSLAGIVAAVRFRNTLKDPRDAVYIFLVIGIGLSAGVQALDVALMMSLAFNYVVLTVWKYNIGSIYSGSFGRTGVLSVGPSEFLVAEQPTAQRAIRRKMLQHEGDMKTDGVLLVHSGEPDVARMTVQEALADLASDWRLVDVVPRGDGMHTLEYLVRLKRRTTPPDLVGALDERWSVQVDAAEYFPFRTRRKKRKQGKEDS